From the Solanum pennellii chromosome 4, SPENNV200 genome, one window contains:
- the LOC107017714 gene encoding probable galacturonosyltransferase 4 isoform X1 codes for MKMKLRKPVLFLLLVTVFAPIVLYTDTLGTYFTSPSSSRTEFIEDLSTFTFGGDVRPLNVLPQESSTSLKEPRGDVYSEISSQTLSNASDTLGSEDARKTRQLTEAESLKHQTATGSSNDGVEVAMNGNHISQVTDNLHEPQQTDKTSPKLVSAGKDESIAMETNSKKKTSPTDPNQTLDSTKTETRHDQHTVQTSGKVVSGETARGKDEERNAQIVPPDARVRQLKDQLIRAKVYLSLSATRSNPHFIRELRLRIKESLRALGEATKDSDLSRSANEKLKAMEQTLAKGKQIQDDCATIVKKLRAMLHSAEEQLRVHKKQTLYLTHLTAKTLPKGLHCLPLRLSTEYFKLNSSQQHFPHQENLENPKLYHYALFSDNILAAAVVVNSTVSHAKDPSKHVFHIVTDRLNFAAMRMWFLANQPKYATVDVQCVEEFTWLNSSYSPVLKQLNSQSMIDYYFRSRADSDPNVKFRNPKYLSIMNHLRFYLPEIFPKLDKVLFLDDDIVVQKDLGGLWSLDLKGKVIGVVETCGESFHRFDRYLNFSNPLISENFDPRACGWAFGMNIIDLNEWRRQNITEVYHSWQNRNHERQLWKLGTLPPGLITFWKRTYALDRSWHVLGLGYNPNVSQKDIQRAAVIHYNGNLKPWLEISIPKFRDYWSKFVDYDQTFLRECNINKLGGS; via the exons ATGAAGATGAAACTGAGGAAGCCGGTTTTGTTCTTGTTGCTAGTGACTGTTTTTGCCCCTATAGTCCTTTACACTGACACTCTTGGGACTTATTTTacttctccttcttcat CAAGGACTGAGTTCATTGAAGATCTGTCCACCTTT ACTTTTGGTGGTGACGTCCGACCTCTAAATGTGCTCCCTCAG GAGTCATCCACATCTCTCAAAGAACCACGGGGCGATGTATATTCAGAAATTTCAAGCCAAACCCTTTCTAATGCCTCAGACACTTTAGGCAGCGAGGATGCTCGGAAAACAAGACAACTAACTGAAG CAGAATCATTGAAGCATCAAACTGCCACTGGAAGCAGCAATGATGGAGTAGAAGTGGCTATGAATGGAAATCACATAAGTCAGGTTACCGATAACTTGCACGAACCACAACAAACAGACAAAACTTCACCGAAACTTGTGTCAGCGGGGAAAGACGAAAGCATAGCAATGGAAACCAACTCAAAGAAAAAGACGAGTCCAACAGATCCTAACCAGACCTTGGATTCCACTAAAACT GAAACAAGACATGATCAACACACTGTTCAAACCAGTGGTAAAGTTGTATCTGGAGAGACAGCAAGGGGCAAAGATGAAGAGCGGAATGCGCAAATTGTCCCCCCTGATGCCCGTGTTCGCCAGCTCAAGGATCAGCTCATTAGGGCGAAGGTCTACCTTTCACTCTCGGCAACACGAAGCAATCCCCACTTCATTAGAGAACTCCGCTTGCGGATAAAGGAATCGCTGCGAGCACTTGGTGAGGCCACTAAGGATTCTGATCTGTCTAGAAG TGCCAATGAGAAGTTGAAGGCAATGGAGCAAACATTGGCCAAAGGGAAGCAAATTCAAGATGATTGTGCTACTATTGTAAAGAAGCTTCGTGCCATGCTTCACTCAGCAGAAGAGCAGCTCCGTGTCCACAAGAAGCAAACATTGTATTTAACACACTTAACTGCTAAGACACTTCCAAAGGGTCTTCATTGTCTTCCTTTACGCCTTTCAACAGAGTATTTCAAGTTAAATTCTTCCCAACAGCATTTTCCACATCAAGAGAATTTAGAAAATCCCAAGCTATAccactatgcactcttctcagACAACATATTAGCCGCTGCTGTCGTCGTAAACTCAACTGTTTCCCATGCAAAG GATCCATCAAAGCACGTTTTCCATATAGTGACTGACAGGCTTAATTTTGCTGCAATGAGAATGTGGTTTTTGGCTAATCAACCAAAGTATGCTACAGTAGATGTTCAATGTGTTGAGGAATTCACCTGGCTAAATTCAAGTTATAGTCCAGTTCTGAAGCAATTGAATTCTCAGTCCATGATAGATTATTACTTCAGATCTCGTGCTGATTCTGATCCAAATGTGAAGTTTAGGAATCCAAAATACCTTTCAATCATGAATCATTTACGCTTTTACTTGCCGGAGATCTTCCCAAAGCTGGATAAGGTTCTCTTCTTGGATGATGATATTGTTGTGCAAAAGGATCTTGGCGGCCTTTGGTCACTTGATCTTAAGGGTAAGGTGATTGGTGTGGTTGAGACCTGTGGAGAAAGCTTTCATCGGTTTGACCGCTACCTCAACTTCTCAAATCCTCTGATCTCTGAAAATTTTGATCCTCGTGCTTGTGGTTGGGCATTTGGAATGAACATCATTGATCTAAATGAGTGGAGGCGGCAAAACATCACAGAGGTGTACCACTCATGGCAAAATCGG AATCATGAAAGACAACTTTGGAAGTTGGGGACCCTACCACCTGGTTTGATAACCTTTTGGAAGCGCACATATGCCCTTGACCGATCATGGCATGTCCTTGGACTTGGCTACAATCCAAATGTTAGCCAGAAGGACATCCAACGAGCAGCAGTCATACACTACAATGGAAACTTGAAACCATGGCTTGAAATAAGCATACCCAAGTTCCGGGACTACTGGTCAAAATTTGTTGACTATGATCAGACATTTTTGCGAGAGTGTAATATCAACAAATTGGGTGGTTCATGA
- the LOC107017714 gene encoding probable galacturonosyltransferase 4 isoform X2 produces MKMKLRKPVLFLLLVTVFAPIVLYTDTLGTYFTSPSSSRTEFIEDLSTFTFGGDVRPLNVLPQESSTSLKEPRGDVYSEISSQTLSNASDTLGSEDARKTRQLTEESLKHQTATGSSNDGVEVAMNGNHISQVTDNLHEPQQTDKTSPKLVSAGKDESIAMETNSKKKTSPTDPNQTLDSTKTETRHDQHTVQTSGKVVSGETARGKDEERNAQIVPPDARVRQLKDQLIRAKVYLSLSATRSNPHFIRELRLRIKESLRALGEATKDSDLSRSANEKLKAMEQTLAKGKQIQDDCATIVKKLRAMLHSAEEQLRVHKKQTLYLTHLTAKTLPKGLHCLPLRLSTEYFKLNSSQQHFPHQENLENPKLYHYALFSDNILAAAVVVNSTVSHAKDPSKHVFHIVTDRLNFAAMRMWFLANQPKYATVDVQCVEEFTWLNSSYSPVLKQLNSQSMIDYYFRSRADSDPNVKFRNPKYLSIMNHLRFYLPEIFPKLDKVLFLDDDIVVQKDLGGLWSLDLKGKVIGVVETCGESFHRFDRYLNFSNPLISENFDPRACGWAFGMNIIDLNEWRRQNITEVYHSWQNRNHERQLWKLGTLPPGLITFWKRTYALDRSWHVLGLGYNPNVSQKDIQRAAVIHYNGNLKPWLEISIPKFRDYWSKFVDYDQTFLRECNINKLGGS; encoded by the exons ATGAAGATGAAACTGAGGAAGCCGGTTTTGTTCTTGTTGCTAGTGACTGTTTTTGCCCCTATAGTCCTTTACACTGACACTCTTGGGACTTATTTTacttctccttcttcat CAAGGACTGAGTTCATTGAAGATCTGTCCACCTTT ACTTTTGGTGGTGACGTCCGACCTCTAAATGTGCTCCCTCAG GAGTCATCCACATCTCTCAAAGAACCACGGGGCGATGTATATTCAGAAATTTCAAGCCAAACCCTTTCTAATGCCTCAGACACTTTAGGCAGCGAGGATGCTCGGAAAACAAGACAACTAACTGAAG AATCATTGAAGCATCAAACTGCCACTGGAAGCAGCAATGATGGAGTAGAAGTGGCTATGAATGGAAATCACATAAGTCAGGTTACCGATAACTTGCACGAACCACAACAAACAGACAAAACTTCACCGAAACTTGTGTCAGCGGGGAAAGACGAAAGCATAGCAATGGAAACCAACTCAAAGAAAAAGACGAGTCCAACAGATCCTAACCAGACCTTGGATTCCACTAAAACT GAAACAAGACATGATCAACACACTGTTCAAACCAGTGGTAAAGTTGTATCTGGAGAGACAGCAAGGGGCAAAGATGAAGAGCGGAATGCGCAAATTGTCCCCCCTGATGCCCGTGTTCGCCAGCTCAAGGATCAGCTCATTAGGGCGAAGGTCTACCTTTCACTCTCGGCAACACGAAGCAATCCCCACTTCATTAGAGAACTCCGCTTGCGGATAAAGGAATCGCTGCGAGCACTTGGTGAGGCCACTAAGGATTCTGATCTGTCTAGAAG TGCCAATGAGAAGTTGAAGGCAATGGAGCAAACATTGGCCAAAGGGAAGCAAATTCAAGATGATTGTGCTACTATTGTAAAGAAGCTTCGTGCCATGCTTCACTCAGCAGAAGAGCAGCTCCGTGTCCACAAGAAGCAAACATTGTATTTAACACACTTAACTGCTAAGACACTTCCAAAGGGTCTTCATTGTCTTCCTTTACGCCTTTCAACAGAGTATTTCAAGTTAAATTCTTCCCAACAGCATTTTCCACATCAAGAGAATTTAGAAAATCCCAAGCTATAccactatgcactcttctcagACAACATATTAGCCGCTGCTGTCGTCGTAAACTCAACTGTTTCCCATGCAAAG GATCCATCAAAGCACGTTTTCCATATAGTGACTGACAGGCTTAATTTTGCTGCAATGAGAATGTGGTTTTTGGCTAATCAACCAAAGTATGCTACAGTAGATGTTCAATGTGTTGAGGAATTCACCTGGCTAAATTCAAGTTATAGTCCAGTTCTGAAGCAATTGAATTCTCAGTCCATGATAGATTATTACTTCAGATCTCGTGCTGATTCTGATCCAAATGTGAAGTTTAGGAATCCAAAATACCTTTCAATCATGAATCATTTACGCTTTTACTTGCCGGAGATCTTCCCAAAGCTGGATAAGGTTCTCTTCTTGGATGATGATATTGTTGTGCAAAAGGATCTTGGCGGCCTTTGGTCACTTGATCTTAAGGGTAAGGTGATTGGTGTGGTTGAGACCTGTGGAGAAAGCTTTCATCGGTTTGACCGCTACCTCAACTTCTCAAATCCTCTGATCTCTGAAAATTTTGATCCTCGTGCTTGTGGTTGGGCATTTGGAATGAACATCATTGATCTAAATGAGTGGAGGCGGCAAAACATCACAGAGGTGTACCACTCATGGCAAAATCGG AATCATGAAAGACAACTTTGGAAGTTGGGGACCCTACCACCTGGTTTGATAACCTTTTGGAAGCGCACATATGCCCTTGACCGATCATGGCATGTCCTTGGACTTGGCTACAATCCAAATGTTAGCCAGAAGGACATCCAACGAGCAGCAGTCATACACTACAATGGAAACTTGAAACCATGGCTTGAAATAAGCATACCCAAGTTCCGGGACTACTGGTCAAAATTTGTTGACTATGATCAGACATTTTTGCGAGAGTGTAATATCAACAAATTGGGTGGTTCATGA
- the LOC107015687 gene encoding E3 ubiquitin-protein ligase WAV3-like, with product MGIFAGESSSYSGKLKKVAKKILVQTCGSFRCGYQNPPSDEPDNNNNNNPSEFPYPVNNLELLNHTSVIKSSRLDSTTNTPSNKNFCPICLDSLSYSCDSSPGQAIFTAQCSHAFHFACISSNIRHGNVTCPVCRAHWTQLPRTLKMHYSPHSNRADPILQILDESIATSRVHRRSFLRSARYDDDDPVEPDRTSNIHRLHLSLSPVPHSTSVFDPCSNPKSSFSSCHYPQHCLESSQSAAQHFVETGQSPLVCSSSSSAYLCLKLAHQPATDLVLVASPNGPHLRLMKQAMAFVVFSLRPIDRLAIVTYSSAAARIFPLKCMTSYGKRTALQVIDRLFYMGQADPVEGLKKGVKILRERSHQNTHSFILHLSDNPTRSFHGFHLELPITIHKFHVGFGFGTSNGFVMHEFERFLAKILCGAVRDIALMIGEDTRIVRLGELRGGEERRIPLLLEDLDKVRVVYTYIDCMMDDSVRTGEVVVGVGDRKELTDTIDIVENTGGRSSSVEGWEYHDPFMARRWAKRLHGYRI from the exons ATGGGTATATTCGCCGGAGAGTCGTCGTCGTATTCAGGGAAGCTGAAGAAAGTAGCAAAAAAGATTCTTGTTCAGACTTGTGGGTCATTTCGTTGTGGATACCAAAACCCTCCTTCTGATGAACCtgataacaacaataacaacaacccCTCT GAGTTTCCATATCCGGTGAATAATCTCGAGCTGTTGAATCATACTTCTGTAATTAAATCCTCACGATTAGATTCTACTACTAACACACCTTCTAACAAG AACTTTTGTCCAATATGTCTGGATTCATTGAGCTATAGCTGCGACAGCAGCCCAGGACAGGCTATATTCACAGCACAGTGCTCTCATGCTTTTCACTTCGCTTGCATATCATCCAACATCCGCCATGGCAATGTTACTTGCCCTGTTTGCCGTGCACATTGGACCCAGCTACCTCGGACATTGAAGATGCATTATTCTCCTCACAGCAATCGCGCTGATCCCATTCTCCAGATTCTTGATGAATCAATTGCTACTTCTCGGGTACATAGACGTTCCTTTTTACGTTCTGCtcgctatgatgatgatgatccagTCGAGCCTGACCGTACATCAAATATTCACCGTTTGCATCTATCTTTATCACCTGTTCCTCACAGTACTTCTGTGTTTGATCCGTGCTCAAATCCAAAGTCTAGCTTTAGTTCATGCCATTATCCTCAGCATTGTTTAGAATCTTCACAATCAGCAGCGCAGCATTTTGTAGAAACTGGGCAGTCTCCTCTGGTTTGCAGCTCCTCTAGTAGTGCTTATCTTTGCTTGAAATTGGCACATCAGCCAGCCACTGACTTAGTCTTAGTGGCAAGCCCCAACGGACCTCACCTAAGGCTTATGAAACAAGCCATGGCATTTGTGGTATTTTCATTGCGGCCTATAGACCGTTTGGCTATTGTTACCTACTCTTCTGCCGCAGCACGTATCTTCCCTCTCAAGTGTATGACCTCTTACGGGAAGCGCACAGCACTTCAAGTTATTGACAGACTGTTTTATATGGGCCAAGCTGATCCAGTAGAAGGACTCAAGAAAGGAGTAAAGATATTAAGAGAACGCAGCCACCAAAATACTCATTCTTTTATTCTACATCTTTCTGACAATCCAACAAGATCTTTCCATGGGTTTCACTTGGAACTTCCCATCACAATCCATAAGTTTCATGTGGGATTTGGATTTGGTACTTCAAATGGATTCGTCATGCACGAGTTTGAGAGATTTCTTGCTAAAATACTATGTGGTGCAGTTAGAGATATTGCATTGATGATTGGAGAGGACACAAGGATCGTGAGGCTTGGAGAATTGCGAGGGGGTGAGGAGAGGAGAATTCCATTGCTTTTGGAAGATTTGGACAAAGTTCGCGTGGTATATACCTACATTGATTGCATGATGGATGATTCTGTTAGAACAGGTGAAGTTGTAGTCGGAGTTGGTGACAGGAAAGAACTGACGGATACTATTGACATTGTTGAGAACACTGGTGGAAGAAGTAGCAGCGTTGAGGGCTGGGAATATCATGATCCATTCATGGCTAGACGATGGGCTAAGCGTTTACATGGCTACCGGATATGA
- the LOC107015678 gene encoding protein PHR1-LIKE 3-like isoform X2 produces the protein MFPRLIQSQEDEFIHGCDVNVGIHHRNRVNGDPCLVLTSDPKPRLRWTADLHERFIDAVTQLGGPSKATPKAIMRTMGVKGLTLFHLKSHLQKYRLGLTATYSLESPCSGGTPQQLPASDLNEGFEVKEALRAQMEVQSKLHLQVEAEKHLQIRQDAEQRYITMLEKACKMLADQFIGDVVTENHQETYQGLNTKTQLSPLCNPHGLCPSESADFVGVHGPEDVSPRIHPQRTDCSTESCLTSHESPAGLPLEGSSPGGKKRGLSGDSTQASYVWGEADMRSSGVHVLPVNCFGISGSNVQNVSN, from the exons ATGTTTCCCAGATTGATTCAATCGCAAGAAGATGAATTTATTCATGGGTGTGATGTTAATGTCGGGATTCATCATCGTAATAGGGTTAATGGAGACCCTTGTCTTGTGTTAACTTCAGATCCCAAACCTCGTCTTCGATGGACTGCTGATCTTCATGAACGATTCATTGATGCTGTTACTCAACTTGGCGGACCCAGTA AAGCTACTCCAAAGGCAATAATGCGGACAATGGGAGTCAAGGGACTGACTCTCTTCCACCTAAAGAGCCACCTTCAG AAATACCGACTAG GACTTACAGCTACGTATTCATTAGAAAGCCCTTGTTCTGGTGGTACTCCTCAGCAGTTGCCTGCATCAGACTTGAATGA AGGTTTTGAAGTCAAGGAGGCATTGAGAGCTCAAATGGAAGTGCAAAGTAAATTGCACCTCCAAGTTGAA GCTGAGAAGCACTTGCAAATTCGGCAGGATGCTGAACAAAGATATATTACCATGCTGGAGAAGGCCTGTAAAATGCTCGCTGATCAATTCATCGGTGATGTAGTTACTGAAAATCACCAAGAAACTTACCAAGGACTAAATACGAAGACACAACTTAGCCCTTTATGTAATCCACATGGATTGTGCCCCTCGGAGTCTGCTGACTTTGTTGGAGTCCATGGTCCAGAAGACGTTTCCCCCAGAATCCATCCACAACGCACGGATTGTTCCACTGAAAGCTGCTTAACTTCGCATGAGAGCCCCGCTGGACTTCCTCTAGAAGGATCTTCACCTGGAGGGAAAAAACGAGGGCTTAGTGGTGATTCAACACAAGCATCATATGTTTGGGGTGAAGCAGATATGAGATCATCCGGTGTTCACGTGCTACCAGTTAATTGCTTTGGTATTTCTGGCTCTAATGTTCAAAATGTCTCTAATTAA
- the LOC107015678 gene encoding protein PHR1-LIKE 3-like isoform X1 yields MFPRLIQSQEDEFIHGCDVNVGIHHRNRVNGDPCLVLTSDPKPRLRWTADLHERFIDAVTQLGGPSKATPKAIMRTMGVKGLTLFHLKSHLQKYRLGKQSQKDLDEASKDGLTATYSLESPCSGGTPQQLPASDLNEGFEVKEALRAQMEVQSKLHLQVEAEKHLQIRQDAEQRYITMLEKACKMLADQFIGDVVTENHQETYQGLNTKTQLSPLCNPHGLCPSESADFVGVHGPEDVSPRIHPQRTDCSTESCLTSHESPAGLPLEGSSPGGKKRGLSGDSTQASYVWGEADMRSSGVHVLPVNCFGISGSNVQNVSN; encoded by the exons ATGTTTCCCAGATTGATTCAATCGCAAGAAGATGAATTTATTCATGGGTGTGATGTTAATGTCGGGATTCATCATCGTAATAGGGTTAATGGAGACCCTTGTCTTGTGTTAACTTCAGATCCCAAACCTCGTCTTCGATGGACTGCTGATCTTCATGAACGATTCATTGATGCTGTTACTCAACTTGGCGGACCCAGTA AAGCTACTCCAAAGGCAATAATGCGGACAATGGGAGTCAAGGGACTGACTCTCTTCCACCTAAAGAGCCACCTTCAG AAATACCGACTAGGTAAGCAATCTCAGAAAGATCTTGATGAAGCTTCAAAAGATG GACTTACAGCTACGTATTCATTAGAAAGCCCTTGTTCTGGTGGTACTCCTCAGCAGTTGCCTGCATCAGACTTGAATGA AGGTTTTGAAGTCAAGGAGGCATTGAGAGCTCAAATGGAAGTGCAAAGTAAATTGCACCTCCAAGTTGAA GCTGAGAAGCACTTGCAAATTCGGCAGGATGCTGAACAAAGATATATTACCATGCTGGAGAAGGCCTGTAAAATGCTCGCTGATCAATTCATCGGTGATGTAGTTACTGAAAATCACCAAGAAACTTACCAAGGACTAAATACGAAGACACAACTTAGCCCTTTATGTAATCCACATGGATTGTGCCCCTCGGAGTCTGCTGACTTTGTTGGAGTCCATGGTCCAGAAGACGTTTCCCCCAGAATCCATCCACAACGCACGGATTGTTCCACTGAAAGCTGCTTAACTTCGCATGAGAGCCCCGCTGGACTTCCTCTAGAAGGATCTTCACCTGGAGGGAAAAAACGAGGGCTTAGTGGTGATTCAACACAAGCATCATATGTTTGGGGTGAAGCAGATATGAGATCATCCGGTGTTCACGTGCTACCAGTTAATTGCTTTGGTATTTCTGGCTCTAATGTTCAAAATGTCTCTAATTAA
- the LOC107015556 gene encoding uncharacterized protein LOC107015556, translated as MIDQFINFVIRPPRADYNPDQFLWEKEFSLGGRKYKREDFELKNERGHTLRCSHYTPSSFPDGAPLPCVIYCHGNSGCRADANEAAVILLSSNITVVTLDFSGSGLSDGDYVSLGWHEKDDLKVVVSHLRSNLKVSRIGLWGRSMGAVTSLLYGAEDPSIAGMVLDSAFSNLFDLMMELVDVYKIRLPKFTIKVAVQYMRHVIQKKAKFDIMRLNCLQVSPKTYIPALFGHAKDDKFVQPHHSDLIYKSYAGDKNIIKFDGDHNSSRPQFYYDSVSIFFYNVLHPPGISPTKSKIEKYYDLGDIKVGAGMDENLLYEIIATLRNVTADTASSSSVPPSISTAKSAGELLADIAPIASLNDPFINGGEELNGHATPQTEDKQSGENEDCYSCTSSNRESWGRCSSLGSDDEITTDFVDADSGNQSTVDVLATPLRDNQHTAQDSSKDDGKKKAAQITKKSKREKFEKLEALSQRLRLCFQKRINHRRYSSS; from the exons ATGATTGATCAGTTCATCAATTTTGTTATTCGTCCGCCCAG GGCAGATTACAATCCAGACCAGTTTTTATGGGAGAAAGAGTTCAGTCTTGGGGGCAGAAAGTacaaaagggaagactttgaG cTTAAGAATGAAAGAGGTCATACCTTGCGATGCAGTCATTATACTCCATCATCATTTCCTGATGGTGCTCCTCTTCCTTGTGTTATATACTGCCATGGAAACAG CGGCTGTAGGGCTGATGCGAATGAGGCAGCTGTAATACTTCTTTCATCAAATATCACTGTGGTAACCCTTGACTTCTCGGGTTCAGGCTTGTCAGATGGCGACTATGTTAGTCTTGGTTGGCATGAG AAAGATGACCTCAAGGTAGTTGTGTCACATCTGAGAAGCAACCTGAAAGTTTCACGCATAGGTCTATGGGGACGGTCTATGGGTGCAGTTACAAG CCTTCTATATGGAGCGGAAGATCCTTCTATTGCTGGAATGGTCTTGGACAGTGCCTTCTCTAACTTATTTGATCTAATGATGGAGCTTGTAGATGTCTACAAAATCAGGCTTCCTAAATTCACC ATAAAGGTTGCTGTGCAGTATATGCGACATGTCATTCAGAAGAAGGCAAAGTTTGATATCATGAGACTTAATTGCTTACAG GTTTCTCCTAAAACATATATTCCTGCTCTCTTTGGACATGCTAAAGATGATAAGTTTGTTCAGCCCCATCACTCTGATctcatttataaatcatatgCG GGTGATAAAAACATTATCAAGTTTGATGGTGACCACAATTCCTCCCGACCACAATTCTATTATGATTCAGTGTCTATTTTCTTCTACAATGTCCTCCACCCTCCTGGGATTTCACCAactaaaagtaaaatagagaaatattaCGATTTAGGGGACATCAAGGTCGGTGCTGGAATGGATGAG AATCTCTTGTATGAGATAATTGCAACTCTTCGGAATGTTACTGCTGATACAGCAAGCTCTTCATCTGTGCCACCTAGCATTTCAACAGCTAAGTCTGCTGGCGAACTCCTTGCCGACATTGCCCCAATTGCTAGTTTAAAT GATCCATTTATTAATGGAGGAGAAGAACTTAATGGTCATGCTACTCCACAAACAGAG GACAAGCAAAGTGGTGAAAATGAGGACTGTTACTCTTGCACAAGCTCAAACCGAGAGAGTTGGGGAAGGTGCTCATCTCTGGGAAGTGATGATGAGATTACCACAGATTTTGTAGATGCCGACAGTGGCAATCAG AGTACTGTAGATGTGCTTGCGACCCCTCTTCGCGATAACCAACATACTGCACAGGACTCATCAAAGGACGATGGAAAAAAGAAAGCTGcacaaatcacaaaaaaatccaAGCGCGAGAAGTTTGAAAAGTTGGAAGCTCTTAGCCAGCGATTACGGCTTTGTTTTCAGAAGAGAATTAACCATAGGAGATACAGCTCCTCCTAA